One part of the Mya arenaria isolate MELC-2E11 chromosome 3, ASM2691426v1 genome encodes these proteins:
- the LOC128228942 gene encoding sushi, von Willebrand factor type A, EGF and pentraxin domain-containing protein 1-like, with the protein MISQQLPPGKYCVSFAYREATASTVIDLKTISPQSTNKTLWTVNERAMPDWKNVSVPVSSNETFQVAFVVHFVRVNHVGIDNIQIAKACDNLTLQHGNVSLLNQTAAQFTCDVGYKAKGHGSSVCTHGTWSNLPLCEPVDCGTATAVDHGNVTSHSNTYQSTATYTCISGYNLRGNNTIRCRSNGQWSQVYATCHPVDCHAAPTLNHGHVTSNATTFPSSTTYTCEPGYILSGNSTIQCLSSGQWSSKRASCKPVDCHAAPTLNQGHVTSNATTFPSSTTYTCEPGYILSGNSTIQCLSSGQWSSKRASCKPVDCHAAPTLNQGHVTSNATTFPSSTTYTCDPGYILSGNSTIQCLSSGQWSSKRASCKPVDCHAAPTLNQGHVTSNATTFPSSTTYTCEPGYILSGNSTIQCLSSGQWSSKRASCKPVDCHAAPTLNQGHVTSNATTFPSSTTYTCEPGYILSGNSTIQCLSSGHWSSMRASCKPVDCHAAPTLNQGHVTSNATTFPSSTTYTCEPGYILSGNSTIQCLSSGQWSSMRASCKPVDCHAPPTLNHGHVTSNATTFPSSTTYTCEPGYILSGNSTIQCLSSGQWSSKRASCKPVDCHAAPTLNQGHVTSNATTFPSSTTYTCEPGYILSGNSTIQCLSSGQWSSMRASCKPVDCHAAPTLNQGHVSSNATTFPSSTTYTCEPGNILSGNSTIQCLSSGHWSPLRASCKPVDCGAAPGIDNGNVSSVKTTYLSVAIYTCETGYNISGNNTIQCMRNGNWSSVMATCSPVDCGAAPDIDHGNVSSVETTYLFVATYTCETGYNIRGDNIIHCMSNGNWSSVMATCSPVDCNAPSTIENGNVTAQTTTYHSVASYTCDPGYDIIGSRTIQCMSNGNWSHTQATCKPVDLLNSYKVFVISYTDCGAAPDIDHGNVSSVETTYLFVATYTCETGYNIRGDNIIHCMSNGNWSSVMATCSPVGKIKKTICLMNGCN; encoded by the exons ATGATATCCCAGCAGCTACCTCCAGGGAAATACTGTGTCTCGTTTGCGTATCGGGAAGCAACTGCAAGCACCGTTATAGATCTAAAAACCATTTCACCACAGTCTACAAATAAAACTCTCTGGACTGTCAATGAGCGAGCAATGCCGGATTGGAAAAATGTTTCCGTTCCAGTGAGCAGTAATGAAACCTTTCAA GTGGCGTTCGTTGTACATTTTGTTAGAGTAAACCATGTTGGAATCGACAATATCCAAATTGCAAAAG cttGCGATAATTTGACGTTACAACATGGAAACGTGTCTTTACTGAATCAAACCGCTGCCCAGTTTACCTGTGACGTTGGCTACAAAGCGAAAGGTCACGGATCGTCTGTATGCACACATGGAACCTGGTCAAATTTACCTTTATGTGAACCCGTTG ATTGCGGGACCGCGACTGCTGTTGATCATGGAAACGTGACCTCACATTCAAACACATACCAATCTACGGCAACATATACGTGTATTTCTGGATATAATCTGAGAGGAAACAATACAATACGTTGTAGGAGTAACGGACAGTGGTCTCAAGTATATGCAACGTGTCATCCAGTcg aTTGCCATGCAGCGCCGACTCTCAATCATGGTCACGTGACATCAAATGCGACAACGTTTCCGTCTTCAACAACGTACACTTGTGAGCCAGGGTATATCCTCAGTGGAAATAGCACAATACAGTGCTTGAGTAGCGGACAATGGTCTTCAAAGCGAGCATCGTGTAAACCAGTcg aTTGCCATGCAGCGCCGACTCTCAATCAAGGTCACGTGACATCAAATGCGACAACGTTTCCGTCTTCAACAACGTACACTTGTGAGCCAGGGTATATCCTCAGTGGAAATAGCACAATACAGTGCTTGAGTAGCGGACAATGGTCTTCAAAGCGAGCATCGTGTAAACCAGTCG aTTGCCATGCAGCGCCGACTCTCAATCAAGGTCACGTGACATCAAATGCGACAACGTTTCCGTCTTCAACAACGTACACTTGTGATCCAGGGTATATCCTCAGTGGAAATAGCACAATACAGTGCTTGAGTAGCGGACAATGGTCTTCAAAGCGAGCATCTTGTAAACCAGTCG aTTGCCATGCAGCGCCGACTCTCAATCAAGGTCACGTGACATCAAATGCGACAACGTTTCCGTCTTCAACAACGTACACTTGTGAGCCAGGGTATATCCTCAGTGGAAATAGCACAATACAGTGCTTGAGTAGCGGACAATGGTCTTCAAAGCGAGCATCGTGTAAACCAGTCG aTTGCCATGCAGCGCCGACTCTCAATCAAGGTCACGTGACATCAAATGCGACAACGTTTCCGTCTTCAACAACGTACACTTGTGAGCCAGGGTATATCCTCAGTGGAAATAGCACAATACAGTGCTTGAGTAGCGGACATTGGTCTTCAATGCGAGCATCTTGTAAACCAGTCG aTTGCCATGCAGCGCCGACTCTCAATCAAGGTCACGTGACATCAAATGCGACAACGTTTCCGTCTTCAACAACGTACACTTGTGAGCCAGGGTATATCCTCAGTGGAAATAGCACAATACAGTGCTTGAGTAGCGGACAATGGTCTTCAATGCGAGCATCTTGTAAACCAGTCG aTTGCCATGCACCACCGACTCTCAATCATGGTCACGTGACATCAAATGCGACAACGTTTCCGTCTTCAACAACGTACACTTGTGAGCCAGGGTATATCCTCAGTGGAAATAGCACAATACAGTGCTTGAGTAGCGGACAATGGTCTTCAAAGCGAGCATCGTGTAAACCAGTCG aTTGCCATGCAGCGCCGACTCTCAATCAAGGTCACGTGACATCAAATGCGACAACGTTTCCGTCTTCAACAACGTACACTTGTGAGCCAGGGTATATCCTCAGTGGAAATAGCACAATACAGTGCTTGAGTAGCGGACAATGGTCTTCAATGCGAGCATCGTGTAAACCAGTCG ATTGCCATGCAGCGCCGACTCTCAATCAAGGTCACGTGTCATCAAATGCGACAACGTTTCCATCTTCAACAACTTACACTTGTGAGCCAGGGAATATCCTCAGTGGAAATAGCACAATACAGTGCTTGAGTAGCGGACATTGGTCTCCATTACGAGCATCTTGTAAACCAGTCG ATTGCGGAGCAGCCCCTGGTATTGACAATGGTAACGTGTCTTCAGTGAAAACCACCTATTTATCTGTGGCCATATACACGTGTGAGACTGGATATAACATTAGTGGGAACAACACCATACAGTGTATGAGAAACGGGAACTGGTCTTCAGTGATGGCAACCTGCAGCCCGGTCG ATTGCGGAGCAGCCCCTGACATTGACCATGGTAACGTGTCTTCTGTTGAAACAACCTATTTATTTGTGGCCACATACACGTGTGAGACTGGATATAACATCCGTGGGGACAACATCATACATTGTATGAGTAACGGGAACTGGTCTTCAGTGATGGCAACCTGCAGCCCGGTCg ATTGCAACGCTCCGTCGACAATTGAGAACGGGAACGTTACCGCGCAGACAACAACCTATCATTCTGTCGCCTCCTACACTTGTGACCCCGGATATGACATCATAGGGAGCAGGACCATACAGTGTATGAGTAACGGAAACTGGTCACACACACAGGCAACATGCAAGCCTGTCG ATTTATTAAACTCGTATAAGGTATTTGTGATCTCGTACACAGATTGCGGAGCAGCCCCTGACATTGACCATGGTAACGTGTCTTCTGTTGAAACAACCTATTTATTTGTGGCCACATACACGTGTGAGACTGGATATAACATCCGTGGGGACAACATCATACATTGTATGAGTAACGGGAACTGGTCTTCAGTGATGGCAACCTGCAGCCCGGTCggtaagataaaaaaaaccatCTGTCTTATGAACGGCTGTAATTGA
- the LOC128225647 gene encoding zinc finger MYM-type protein 1-like, protein MAENFVDVMKGKKESIVCKLSSFTKDLVKRNRHILGQIIRVILLLTKQNIPVRGHTEERSNFMAVLQSHALNDPILADHLRNGKENAKYTSPDIQNEIITLCADHVLQCIITQCKEAGYFAIMADEATDCSTKEQLSICIRFLTVNEGRYELNEKFIGFVTCRSIKGVNLAEAIVEYLQDCGLDILKLRAQCYDGAGNMAGKYNGVQALIRERVPLASYVHCKSHCLNLALVHTCKLQCVRTMMKTVQDIGFAFSYSAKRLDAFATELSQDPVSRAQMDGRQKLKTLCETRWMSRTDALTTFTQAFAVVVHALETLEADGDDKAGEHVRAILRFEFILTLVACEQVLSSLVGLTAILQEVNFI, encoded by the coding sequence ATGGCTGAAAATTTCGTTGATGTCATGAAAGGGAAGAAGGAGTCTATTGTCTGTAAGCTATCTTCGTTTACCAAGGACTTGGTAAAAAGAAATAGACATATTCTTGGACAGATAATAAGAGTTATTTTGTTGCTtaccaaacaaaacatacccgtTAGAGGCCACACGGAAGAAAGGAGTAATTTTATGGCGGTTCTCCAATCCCACGCGTTAAACGATCCCATACTCGCAGATCACCTCCGAAACGGAAAAGAAAATGCCAAATACACATCGCCTGATATACAGAATGAGATTATTACGTTATGTGCCGATCACGTTCTTCAGTGTATCATCACACAGTGTAAAGAAGCCGGATATTTCGCCATCATGGCCGACGAAGCTACCGACTGCTCCACAAAAGAACAGTTATCTATATGCATTCGCTTTCTTACAGTCAACGAAGGACGTTATGAGCTTAATGAAAAATTCATTGGCTTTGTTACTTGTAGATCAATTAAGGGCGTTAATCTTGCTGAGGCCATTGTAGAGTATCTCCAAGACTGTGGATTGGATATCTTGAAACTGCGTGCCCAGTGCTATGACGGAGCGGGGAACATGGCAGGAAAATACAATGGAGTTCAAGCACTGATACGGGAACGTGTACCACTTGCGAGCTACGTACATTGTAAGTCTCACTGTTTGAACTTGGCTTtggtacatacatgtaaactaCAATGTGTTagaacaatgatgaaaacagtTCAGGATATTGGATTTGCATTTTCCTACTCTGCGAAACGTTTAGATGCATTCGCTACTGAGCTGTCTCAGGATCCTGTATCACGTGCCCAGATGGATGGTCGCCAGAAGTTGAAGACTCTCTGCGAAACGCGATGGATGAGTCGCACGGACGCTCTCACAACGTTCACACAGGCATTTGCAGTTGTCGTCCATGCCTTGGAAACATTGGAAGCAGATGGTGACGATAAAGCAGGAGAACACGTGCGTGCAATCCTGAGATTCGAGTTTATCCTTACACTCGTGGCATGTGAACAGGTACTCAGCTCCCTCGTTGGATTGACTGCAATCTTACAGGAGGTAAACTTCATCTAA